The sequence below is a genomic window from Balearica regulorum gibbericeps isolate bBalReg1 chromosome 9, bBalReg1.pri, whole genome shotgun sequence.
ACGTTGTGCTCTCTGTGAAACTGGGTGGCCCATTCACCATGTAAAGCCCTTCGGATCCTCTCACTGGAAGGGTAAACAAACAACTACtcatttcaaattcagaaaGCTGTTCAAACCTTGATACCTGCACACACTTTTCCCTTGCTTGCATTTCAGAGTAAATGAGAGAGAGGGTGGTAAAGGACATTCAGAACCCAACACGTGCGGAGACACCTGGCTTCACACAAGGCAGCCGCAGGATTAAAGCACAGGACGGGGCGGCGAAGGGGCAGAGCTGCGCTGAGCTATCggccccagcaccagcagctctgaCACCGCACGCAGACAGCTGAGGACAGAGATCCATCCACAGGGCTGCCTGTGCCCGTGTTCAGTCTCACAGTAAACCAGTTCTTCCTATCTTTAAAGGCAACTTCCTGGATTTCAGTTTGAGCCCATTGCCCATCGCCCCCTCACCGGACACCACAAAACAAGGGTCTGGCTTCACCTTGCAGGGTGGCCTCAAGCACCTGTGTAAGGAAGGAGGTGGGACAACACCGCGTCCTAAAACAGCCGATGGCCCTCAGCTCTCAACCCTGTCGCACGAGGCGCTTTCATGAAGCCTAACGTGCAGAAGCTGGAAATCATCCATCACTGCAAGAGCCCCACAAGAGTCCTGCACAGCGGAGAAATGGCTGCCTACGTATTTCCCAAAGCGAGGATTAGCTGCCCAAACACAGGAGGAGCATTTGCCAAAGAAAGATTGTGTTGGACTTGGCTTCTTGCTGATGTGAGACAGGATTTGCCCTATTGTTAGTTGCAACACTGAAGTTCAACTTGGAAAACAGAAGGCATGAAAGAAACATCaatataaaatgtgtttcaaaattcctttttttttttttatccagagACATGGCCATGCTTACAGCactagaaaacaaaccaaaaataaagacGGATTCATGCAAAATCATGCCGTTGGAATTGTTATACAGTGAATAAACCCAAATTTTTTCAGGTAGTTCTGTTACAAGCATATTAGAATTCAAAGTTAAACCACAAAACGGGCGATTGTTACGCAGGCATTAGCTGTGGTTTATGCATTTTCTTGGGACACCAAAGACGCCTACTGAGGTGACAATTTTTTACTGATAAACAGGACTCAAGAAAGCAAGGCCTGTGCTAGCTTAAGCCGCAGGTTCCACAGCTGTATTGTTTCCAGGAAGCATCATGGCCAGCAGCCACGGGAGGTCTGGCAGCAGAACAGCGACACTCCTGCTCAGCCCGGTCAGTCCGTACGCAAATCACGCGATGGAATCCATGCCAGACGCAGCAACGCAACACCTGGATGACAGTAATGCCTGCCATCAAACATCCTCACGCTGCTCTTCAGAGCTGCCCTTTTAACTGCCAAGTACCTTTACTTCACCTCGTTGCACTTCAGAAATGAACtagtggaaaacattttcaggttgAACAGAGTACCGTTTCgataattttcagattttcaccTGCTCTATAGCCCTGCACTTCGCTGGGGGTACACCATACCCCTAACGTACCTCAaggatacattttaaaaacgCTTTAAATACGATCCACTAGCTTCGCGTCCCTGCCTTGGGTCTATTCTTCAGGTCCTCTGTCAGGCCGCCAACAAAAATTAAGATCCAAATCTAGAACAGATTATAGACAGGAGCAAGCAGTCCAAAATCTACCCTGAACAACTGCACCCCTGACACACCCAAGTAAGGATAAAAATGCTGGCATTTAAAGCTTAGAAACacgggaaaggaaaaatacccaTCCCTGATGTCACAGGCAGCTTAAGAAGTAGAAcggagagagaaggaagaaggactCTTAAAAGGAACTCCACAAAACGCAGTGAAGATGCCTCAGTCAGCTACGAGCTCCGGCGCGCTGTTAAGCAGTCTGCAGGGGCCCCGCCAGGCCGGTCCCCGCGTCCGGCGAGTCCCTGGGGCTGCCACCGGCAGGTCCGAGCCCGGGGGGCGCAGGGTGGGCGGACGGGCCTGCCCCGCTCCACGCAGCCGCCCTGTTCCCTCCGGCACCGCAGCTACCCTACCCGCCGGCCGCGGGCGAGAATTAACCCAGGAAAAGAACGAGCGCGCTGTAACAAACGTGCTATAACGACCCCGAGAGCCTTCCCgcggcggagcgggggggggggggaagcccgCCGGCGGACCAGCGGCTGCTCGGGCGGGGAAGGGACGGGCACAAGGAGCCGGCACCCGCCGGGGAAGGCCCCGCCCGTGCCCCGGGCCAAGGGCTGAGCGCGCCCAGGAGGCAAGAGCAGGGATCGGCGaggccccgccggcccccgggagcggagcgggggcCCGGCCCCAGCGGGCAAGACCAGCGGGCGCCGGGACCCGGGGCCAGGCCCGGCCACGCCGCGGCGGCGCACCCCGGGGAGGGGACCGGGACAGGGCGCAGGGCGGGCGCAGGGCGGGCGCAGGGCCGCCCCGGTCCCCGACCCGGCGCCCGCCCGTCAACCAGCCCCGGGGCCGGACGGATCCCCGCGGCCCCGCGCTCGCCACGCCGCCGCCCGGGCCCGACGCACCTGCCAGCAGCGGCGCGGGGGGCGCCATCTTGGCGCGGCCGGCCCGGCGAGTCCGGCTTCCGCTTCCGGGGGAGCGACGGCGCTCGCCGGCCCAGAGACGTCCACGtcgcgcggggcgggggcgggggcggtggCACGTGACGCACGGCGGCCGCTTCCGCCCGCCGCGGCGCGCGCTGCCCCGGAAGCGCTGCCGCCGGGCTCGCGGGTTggcggcgggaggcggctcCGCCCGCGGCGGCGCGTGTTTCCGGCGGGCGGCGCCGCGCGGTGCTGACGCTGGCAGCGGGCGGCGCGCGGAGCCGAGCGAGCggagcggcggcagcggcggcggcggcggcggcccgggcCGGCCGGCGGTCGCACCATGGTGGCCAAGCAGCGCATCCGCATGGCCAACGAGAAGCACAGCAAGAACATCACGCAGCGCGGGAACGTCGCCAAGACCTCGgtgcgcggggccggggcggcggcggaggggcggggcagaggggaggggaggggggcccGCGGCGGGGGGTGACGGCCGTGCTGTGCCCGCAGAGGACGGCCCCGGAGGAGAAGGCGTCGGTCGGGCCCTGGCTGCTGGCGCTGTTCATCTTCGTGGTCTGCGGATCAGGTAAGcggcggggctggcggcggcggaggggggggggctggcggcggcggagggggggggctgGCGGCGGAGGAGGGGGGCCGGCGGaggggctggcggcggcggcccccggcgctgcccgtctcggccccggcggcggctcGGGGCCCCGAGGAGAGCCCGTTgcggcccggccgcccccgctgCGGGCGCTGCCCGGCGAGCGCTCCCCTCCCTGTTCTCTTGCAGCCATCTTCCAGATCATCCAGAGCATCCGGATGGGCATGTGAGGGGCCCGTCGCCGGGCCAGGCCCGTCCGCGCCCCCCCCCGCGCTGCCATGAACTGCCCTCCCCCCGGCCGGCGCCCCGCCAGCCCCGGTTCATCGCAGCGGCCGCCCGGGAGCGGCGCTCGGCACCGGCCGCGTCCATTCCAGGTCCCTTCACGAGTCATTCCGAGTTTTCTAGCCCGTGCCACAGTGCCTTGAACAGCACCACATGtataaagcaataaaattataCTGTTGATCTACAATCGTGGACCTGCTTATTCGGTGAAGTACGCAGTCATGTCCTCCGTAGACACGTTAAACTGTACGCCGTGTAGATGCGTAGGAATCGACGCCTGTTGTAAACGCCGCTCTCGAGGTCTGTTTAAGTCTCTGTATAGCTggaaatggttttatttaagTCGGGAGCCAGGATTTTTATCATAGCTGGAGTACGCATTCGAAGCATGTTCGTAACGAAGCAGCCGGGCCGTGCAGCCCTCTGTGGCTTACCAAGTGACTCGTCCTCTCTGTGCGCGTAGAGTAGTCTTACTGCAGCATGTGGCAGTGCGTTAGCGCTCAAACGCTTGTCGCGGCGGGAAACTTTACCCTATACCTCTTGTCCTAATAAATTCGAAATGCTTGTTCGTATAGAGTTAGTGAGTGTTACTTAATTAGAAACCAGCATGACCGAGCAGCAGCTGTTTCTGACGTAACGCGATGCTGAAGTCCCGCGAGCGGCCGGGGCCGGAGCTGCTGGCTTACCGAGCCTCCGCGGGCCGTGGCTGCTGTAAATGCTTCCTGGACAACTTCAACGAGTGGTGatagttttttaaattttaccgTGTTGTATGGGAATGTTTGGTGCAGGTACCGGGACCctgccccctcctgcccacagctctgcttttctgtgcagcATCTGCGGTGTGGTGTGTCttgcaatatatatttaatCCTATTTAAGGTAAATCCTGCGTTCAACTCGGTTTCGTCCAGCGATGGATGCAGTACTGAACTGCTTCCCTACGGATGATCGCAGTTCCTTCTTAGCgatactgaagaagaaaagaaaaagtcctcCTTGCCTCTGAAAACGACTGTAAGCTGAGATCACGGTGGAAAATGCTGCTATCGAGCGCGTTCTGTCGCTGATGGCCAGGCCTTGCGCTGGCCTCTGGCTCTCTGTTGTGGTAACCAAGGCGGTCTGAAATCGGTCTGCTGTTGTACGCAGTTGCTAaaggaagatttcttttttttttttttcccaggtttcTTAGCGgaagacaaatttaaaatctgattaCGCTAGAAGTAATAGAAAAAGTTTCTGTAGAGATTAATTACGTGCCTGTTAGCCGTGAAGGAGCAGATCTTTTGTATGAATTGTCAtatttccatttgaaatcattGGGACTGGTGTAAACCAGCGTGGCAAGAGCGTGCCCCAGAACCAAGCCACACGAGGGAACGCGCATTCCTTGTTCTTGGACGCTCGTGTGTTGTaagtggtggtgggggaagTGTGTGTCAcctctgattttaaataaagttcttTTCAAGTGCGAGTCGTGTCTGTTTTGAGGTTGGCAAAACGGTGCCTCGCTGGGCGTTGAAACGCGGCCGCTTCACCCTCGGTGCAGCTTCATCAGCTTCTTCCCCGCCAGCAGCCCTTTTGCCGCAGGAGGCCCCCCTGTTCGGCTGGGCTGGGGTCTGGGCCGTGGCCGTGCCGCGATGCCTCAGCTGTGGGCTGCGGGGGCTCCGGCCGGGGAAGGTGCCCGGTGCAGCTCCCCTCGCCGTGGGCACCGGCCCGTGTCCCCGCGGGGGCTCCGCAGGTGGCTGCTCCCTGCGCACCTGCGCTCTGGTCCCTGGGGACGCAGCGGAGGGCGGGGGGCTCCGGTCGGTTCCTGCTTCTACAGGAGACGTTTGCCTCCACGGTGCAGTAATGCCGGTGCTCGCGCAGCCTCGCGGGGTTCAGTGGTTTTTACTGGAGTTTGAAGAACAAATGTTTGCGAGTCCTGCTTGCTTTGGTGCCGGTACAGAACGCGCTGTTTTTTGCGGTGCTTTGCCCGTGCAGCAGCTCAGCGTGCCTCTTCTGCCGCTTGCGTTGCTGGATTTGGAACAGCACCACGGTGTTAGTCACGTGTAAAGAAAGGGATGTGCCGCGGCTGCTCGTGTCATGGTTGCAGCATGAACAGCAATCCCTGTCTGACAGACCAGGGGCCAGCAATGACCTCTGTCATATAAGTTGCAGTTTGGTGTATTGTGCCACTTGAAAAGCGCTACTGGATTGAAACCAAAGTGTTCTTGGGGTGCTGAAGAGCCGTGAAAGAGCAGTAACAGGCAATTGCACAAGGGATGAGAAGGAGCTGTAGCTCACagctgcttttggggggggctgACAAAACAAGAGCGAGGTCGTTCTGCAGGCGATGAGGCATTAAACACCAGGGAAATGCAGTTAGAAGAGCGATACCATACGGCAAAGCGCTGTAGGAAGCTGCCTGACGAGGAGCATCCGTCTGCGCCCAGCGGCCAAAGCCCTGGGGGAGTCTCTGCTTCCAGGCACGTTCCCGTAGCACTCGCAGCGAGGGACTCTGCCAGGCAGCAAAGGGTACCTTAGTCCTGTGctggggcaaggggaggagagcGGTGGTGTTGAGGTGTGCACAGCTTATCTTTAGATGCTGCACTGGGCGGCGTTTGCTCCAAGGTGACAGACAGTTGAGGGGATGTTGATATCCTGGGTTAATGCCTTCCAGGAAATGGGTCTTTATTTTACAACAACTTTGCATTACACTGGGAAAGTGACTCGATTTGAGCAGGTGAAACTAGACATTTCCTTTGACCAACAGACTCTACGTGCTTAGAAAGATCCAACTGGGTGTAACACTATGCAacctgaaaagacaaaaaaggaaagagaataacCCCCGCCTTGTTTCCAGGCTCCTGCAAGCGGTGGGCACTCTTTGGTGGCTGTGCAGCAGGAAGATGAGCCTCCGGCGCAGGAGGCTGAGGTCAGGGAACATTTAAGCAAACTGGAGGAGGGGACAGGAGCAGATGCTGCTTATCGTGACTCGGGCATGGCTTTCGACACAGCCTGTGGGCACGGCACGGCCTCGCACACCAGCCGGTGAAGGAGGGGCTGGGTCAGGGGCAGTGGGAATTGAGCCCCGGCTGACCCGCCCGGCTCGCAGGGCTGCCGACGGTGGCGCGAAATCCCACCGGAGGCCAGACGCTGGTGGAAGGGGCTCCGCAGGGAGGGCCCCGGGGTTGGAAAGAGCATCGCCAGCAGGTCGAggtctccttcccctctgcgcagcactgctgagcactTCTGGAGTGCTGCACCCACTGCTGCTGGGCTCCCAGTACAACACAGATGGGAACAGGCTGGagcccagcacagggctgcaAAGTCAATCTGACGTACTAGGGGGCTGTTCAGCCCGGGGGAGAGGAGGCTCAGGGGATCTCGCGAACAGAACGGAGCCAGGGACAACACAACCAGCAACAGGCGCACACTGAAATAcaataaattctgtttaaacatagggggaaaaaaaaaaactttttttttttttttttttaactgtgaggGTGATCAGACCCCGGAAGAGGTTGCCGAGGGAAATGGTggaatctctgtccttggagacaGTCACCAAGGAGACAGTCACTGAGGGGACAGCGGGCCCTGGGCAGCCCgtggtgctgagcagggctggaccGGGGCATCTCCTGAGGTGGCTGCCGGCCCCAACTGTGTTCTGACGCTGCTGCTCTGAAGTACAAATGCTGCAAAGCACCAGgcctgtttcttttcaaaaaccTCAGAGAGCGATACCTAGGTTTATTTCCCTTCTCACGAGACTGCAACTTCTCATTTCCAGGAACTGATAGAACATCTTTTTCGATGCGATGGCCTGCAGCAGTACGCTGTCCGGGCACAGTAATGCAGTACCACGGTTTACAGAAACAGGTGCTTCAGTAGAGCTGAACCTACTGCTCCATTGAGGTGTTACGTTATTAACCACACGCAACGCCCTTTTGTTGTAAAtccttgtctgttttttcctgtgaagccttctccaggctggctGTGAGACTCCACTTCAGTAACACACGTCAGCgtgttttgctttgcaaggcAGGCGGCCCCTCTTCTCCCACCAAGGCTTTCCTCGCTTGCTGTTGCTGCAGGACTTGACCCGCAGCTGCAGGCGGTGCAGCACCATGGCTGCAGCTGCGTCGCTGGCGGTTTACAGCCCCCGTATCGCGGCGTGCCGCAGCTGAACCGCGCTGCAAGGTTCCCTTCACCTCCGTACGGCGCAAAATCAACCCGCTGCTGACATGAAAAACGTCCAGCAACAAAACTGATCTTACGAGCCGACATCGACCGTGTGTGTTCACTCAGCTGTAAGCGTACGGGGCGTACAGAGCATACCTGGTAGTATCCAGTGTCGGACACCGTCTTAAAACAGCTGTCAGGGCATCAACTAACATAGGGAAAGGGAAGATCCCGCCTTCGGCAGCCATTATGACGGGGAAGCTTAAAGGCCGCTGCTTGGGCCGTGCAGAGGAACAGGTCGGCACAGGTAGCCGGGAGGGCGTCAGGCCGTATAGCGGCGATCCCCGCCGGCAGGGAGGAGCGAAGGGCCCGCTGTGCGAGGCTGCTGCAGCGGAGCCGAGCTGCGGGAATCGCCCCGGGGCAGGCGGGGCCCCCGCAGACCTCGGGAGGCGGCGCAGGCGGGCGGCAGGGGCCGGGCGGGACCAGGAGCCCCGGAGAAAAGCCCCCGGGTAACCGGCCCGGCCTCCCGCGGCACAGGGACCCGGGCCCGGGTCCGGCCAGAGGCCGCAGCCCCGCCCGCTGCTCCCCGCCCTCCCGCTGCGCCGCCCCGTGGCCGGCGGCCGCCATGGCCGGGCAGCTCCGCGCCGCAGCGTCTGCGGGCCCCGGGCCGGGCTCGGTACCGCCCGCCCCCCCCTGCCGAGGGGTCAGCGGCCCCGGGCTGCTGCCGGGAAAACCGTCAGCCGGCGCATGGCCCGAAGCCTCGTCCCTTCCCGGGCTGCAGCCGCTCCGGCCCTTGGTCGCACCTGCGAGGGGGGAACTTCTGCTGCGAAAGCTTCGAAGGTTGattctcctgcttttctcagCCTGAGCCAAGGCCTCCGTCCCCCCAGGGgttggggaaggggctgctcaGCCATCGCCCTCCACAGCCCTGGTGAAAGAGAGATAATCATTCCCAACAGCACTACAGAACCTGTGGAAAAACACCAACAGCTATTTGGGTGAACTCAGGCTCCTGCTCATGGATGAGAATCAAAGTCCGTCCGTGCTGACAGGTGAACGAGAGAAGACATGGCAGCaccagcccagggcagagcctCACGGCTCGTACCCAGCAAAGGAAGAGCTGGATGAGATGCCACAGGAAGAGAGAGGACCTGGGACTTCACCACGTCAGTTCTCTAGTGCTCTTCAGAGAGGGAAAAGTCACGGTCCTTCAACATGAACAGAGACTGtccacaaagagaaaagcacttGTTAATCACAAAAGCAGCTCATCATGTGGTGTGGGGGGGGATGAGGGAAAGATGGCTGTACTGGCTCCTGGAACGCGGAATGGCCGTGTCCCACACCGCTGTGATCCAGGTGACTTGCCTTTCTGGGGCATGGTAacagaaacacaacaaaactTGTTCAAACTAAAATTCGAGGAGGCTGCTTTGCCAGACTTACCTTAGACCACAAAACATTGAATTTGTTATTGACGAGCGAagctcttttctgaaaaagagattGGCCCCAAGTAGCCCAGTGCTTTGTCTGGAGCAGTGGCAGTAGGAGATGTGATGAAGGACCGACAAGTTCAGCCAGCCTTTACAGTTCatccccctcctgctcctctcctcgcAGCCAGAAGCATTGTGGGGGTGGTAAGAGGGTACATCCCTTCATCAACCTGCTGTCCAAGAACTTGCCTAACTCCTTTTAGGACACCCCACTTGCCCTCACAGCGTCCTGTGGCAAAATGGCTCCAAAGTTCACTGCTGCTACATAGAAAAATGGGCACTCCCCATTGGTGAGATCGAGTAAGTTCTGTTCTCACCTCACCCATCACCTTCCCTGGAGACTCTCTGAGCTGCTCCTGTCAGCTTCCCCACAGCCTACTCCCCTTCGGCCACAGCACAGGCTCTCCTCATCAGGCATTTCCTCCGCATCCCCCATTGTTTCTGTAGCCTTTCCCTGCATGTTCTGTCACATCCTCTTTGAGATCCGGACTAAATAAGAGCCACCACAAAGCTAAGTGTCATCACTTTAAGACCTTTCTGCTCTAGCATGCTTTCTGCCGCAGACATCAGACTGCGTCTCCCTCCTGCTGTGTCATGTACACCGTCGTAGGGTCAACTCCATTTCGAAGCACGGCGAGTCCAGTAGCTGAATTACTTCTCTATTCATTACACTGAAGCGATGGAATAATTTCAGAGACATGTATTACAGGAATATACAACAGCACTGCTTCCCACAGAGGACAGCATCACATCCCGGAGCCCCCATTCGCACACAGCCGCGTCCCTACAAGAGCACCCAAAGGCCGTGAGCTGAACAGAGCGTCCACAGCACTGGACCCCGCAGCGCGAGGAGCACAGATCTGTCGCCCAGCCTCATGCAATGCAAACACTGACGGGCAGTTGATTGACGTCGCTAGTGCCGTCACACTGAGGACAACAAAGAAAGGCTTTACAGCAGCGGGAAGGTGACTGATGCCGTGTGCACAAAGCAGCGAGCAGCCAATACAGCCCAACGGTAACACAAGCATTTGTCAACAAGcctttcttcccccctctcTGAAATCAAACATTTAATAACATCAAGATGATGATCTCGCATTGAGGAGCAGctgttcctttctctccctAGGCAGCAGCCTCAGGAAGAGACAGCAGCAATTCACAGACTTTTCTGCCATTTGACAGTGTTCTCACACAGCAAGCTGAGCTGGCATTTAGAGCTGAATACAACCTACCACTAGGAGAAAgctaaaaccaaacccaaacctgacAGGAGTGGAGCGAAGCAAACAAAGGATTTCTAACAGGGTCAGTTTCAGCTTTGTTTCACTATTTCCAGCAGATTTActaaacacttttttctttcaaagaaaacaccTCTCCAGAACACCCATGCATAAGCAGATCTAACAGATCACACAAAGACAGCTCCACACAACAAGCGTCACACAAGAGGGGGATGATGCGCAGACACCAGCTCATGGGAACACACACGTGCTCAGGACTATCTTGTCATCAGCTCGATTCTCTACTTCCACCATCAGCAGGACACAAACAGCTTCAGCCACATTTCAATGTCCCCTTTCCATTTTGCTCCTTGAGAATGAGTTGACAGTTACAGCATTCCCTCCATAAAAGTGTTAATCAACTATTCAGCTGAAGGCCTTCTGCTCCCAGAAGTCCCCCAACTTGTCCCTTTTTACTTGCTTTACCAGTTACATCCTTACAGCATAGCTGGAGTGAGCTACTGATCACGCTGGAGCAAAAAGACACTCAGCTGctgaaatattgttttctaATTTGTGTGCAAAGCTCTTGTTTCACTGAAGATTTACAGCAGTATACATCTGTGCTTGTAGCAGGCCAAGAGCACCAATCTACAACTTAAGTGAAGATAATTTTAGAgtacttttttatatatatatatataaaaaaatataaacacagaaaGCTTCTTTGAACTGTGTTGTGAACTGGTGCTTACCTGGAAGGCGTGATGCTCTTAAGTTTCTGGAACATGGGACGAGGATGCTGAAGACACCAAAACTTGCAGTTTCCAGTGttgcttcttttgttttgttttacctaaCACAAACCTGACTGGAGTTAGACACGTACAGGGACAAGAGATCGAACATTCGCAGCAGcctgagctgggctgcagcacgCGGGGATGGCGACTCAGCTGTGCCCAGGATGCCTGCCTGGAAAGGCTCGCTGTGCGGTTTGCTCTCGGAGGTGTTTCTCAAAAGTAAGTTCTTGGTTTTAACACACCAAGATACCAAACTGTTTCAACACCCCAGCACACAGCCAAATGTTAATTTATCTGTCTCTGTGCAAACCCGAAACCAACAGGGTCACTGACAGCATCAGAATTGTGCTTTTc
It includes:
- the SERP1 gene encoding stress-associated endoplasmic reticulum protein 1, coding for MVAKQRIRMANEKHSKNITQRGNVAKTSRTAPEEKASVGPWLLALFIFVVCGSAIFQIIQSIRMGM